In Amycolatopsis sp. FBCC-B4732, the genomic stretch GTGGACGTCCGGGTGCGGCGTGACGACGAGGAACGCCGGGCCGTCGCGCACGGGCAGGACATCTACGCGGTCAGCGCGCCGCTTGCGGTGGAGGCCGTCGAGCGGATCCTCACCGGGCGGGCGCGGGTGAAGGGCGTCGCGTCGGCGGGGGAGATCTTCGACGCGCCGGACTTCCTGCGGGCGCTGGCGCCGCACATCACCGTCGAATTCAGCTGAGCGAGCGGTAGCCGCCCAGGGTGGTCGCGTACTCGCGGCGGAAGGCGAAGGCGAACGCCGACCCGTAGCCGACGGCCGAAGCCACCTGCGCCAGCGGCCGGTCGGTCTCGCGGAGCAGCCGCGCGGCCGTCGTCATGCGCCAGCGGGTGAGGTAGGTCGGCGGCGGTTCGCCGACCACGTCGGGGCGGCCGATCCGGCACCAGGACGTGACGCAGGCGGAGCACGAGGAGCACTTCGCGAAGTCCGGGCGTCCCGATGCGTGGGTCGACCACATGCTGCACCTGTCCGAGCTGGTGCGAGCGGGCGCGTTCGCCGCGGTCAGCGACGACTTCCGGCGGCTCACGGGGAAGGACCCCCGCACGCTGGTGGCGTACGCCGGGGAGAAGTGGGCGCCGGCTCCCGGACGTGACCACGGTGGGGGTCCGGAGGTTGCGCCCCCGGAAGATACGACAAGCGAGTGGGCCCGGAGAGACTCGAACTCTCACTGGCATGGACCTAAACCATGTGCCTCTGCCAATTGGGCTACGGGCCCGCAGCACGGGGAAGCGTAGCGTGCGGCGTGGCCCGTGCGGGAGCGGTGGGGCGGTCGACTAAGTTGGGGCTCGGAAGACCCATGCGGCGAGGAGGAAACGTGGCTCGCGACCCCGAGACGATCGAGCGTGAGATCGAGCAGGCCAGGACCGCTCTGGCGGCGACGCTCGACCAGCTGACCGTCAAGGCCGACCCCAAGAAGCTCGCCGACGCGGCCAAGGACGGCGTGCGCGCCAAGCTGGACAACCCCAAGGTGAAGTACCCGCTGATCGGTGGCGGGATCCTGGTGCTCGTCCTGCTGGTGCGCAAGCTCCTCAAGTAGCGGCTCAGGCCTGGTTGGCCGGCGCCTTGCTCTCCGTGGCGGGCGCCGGCTCGGCCGGGGCCTTGCGGTCCTCGACCGCCTTCGGGAGCTGCTTGCTCGGGGGCAGCTGCGGCTTCTTGTCCGCGACCTCCGGGACCTGCGCGGCCTCCGTGGTCTGCTGCTTCGGCACGCTGCCCGGCGGCGGGACCTCGAGCGGCGGGAGCTTCGGGAGCGTCAGCCGCGCGGTCATGTACGCGCTCGTGAAGTCCAGCGCGCTGCCGTTGAGCAGGTGCACCACCGTTGCCTT encodes the following:
- a CDS encoding helix-turn-helix domain-containing protein gives rise to the protein MWSTHASGRPDFAKCSSCSACVTSWCRIGRPDVVGEPPPTYLTRWRMTTAARLLRETDRPLAQVASAVGYGSAFAFAFRREYATTLGGYRSLS
- a CDS encoding DUF3618 domain-containing protein, with amino-acid sequence MARDPETIEREIEQARTALAATLDQLTVKADPKKLADAAKDGVRAKLDNPKVKYPLIGGGILVLVLLVRKLLK